Below is a window of Triticum dicoccoides isolate Atlit2015 ecotype Zavitan unplaced genomic scaffold, WEW_v2.0 scaffold214668, whole genome shotgun sequence DNA.
cccggaccctgcgcaagcaggagctacatgcaccgggctgccctttaatATTCCAAATGTGGTAGTTTGAATATAGTGGCAACTTAATGATTCAGATTCTTTATCTTGAATGTACGAATAATGTAGGTACATATACTTGGCAGACTTGATGCACTTCATGAGGCAGGAGGAAGCATTCAAAGCAATGGATCTTTTAGAAGGAGGACAGGGGTGGATGGTAATTATGACCTCACTAGCTAATTAAGTTGCAATAAGGAAATAGAATTGACTTCTGACTTTTGAAGATGCCTTTCCAAATATTTTTACATGGATCTTTTAGAAGGAGGACAGGAGTCCAGATATGGGAGAAGGAATTGACTTCTATATTCACGTTGCCACACCGGTAGCGAAACTAGCACTCATGAAAGAAAGAATTCTACGGTAAGTAGAAGTGTCTTCATCCCATGGTTTGATCAAACCTGATTTGTTAACAACTGAACTATGTGCATGTTAACAATTAACATTAAACGTAATGTTGGAAATTTCCCTATGTTGCTTGTGTAATTTAGTATACTACAACGAACTAACCAAGTTTTAAACATGTGAAACCAGTTACATCAACAACAAGAAAGAGCATTGGTACCCGGGGGCGATGGTTGTCCTCCGGGATGTAGATGAGACCAACAAGCTAAAAGTATCCATATGGCTCTGTCACACGCTCAACTTCCAGGACATGGGGATGAGGTACGTGAGGAGGGAGCTGGTGCTCCAGGAGATGATCAAAGTTCTCAAGGACCTGGACATTGAGTATCGGATGCTACCACTGGACGTGAATGTGCGGAATGCGCCTCCTATTGAATCCACAAGGATGCCGACAACATGGAATTATTCCTGAAGCAGTGAACGTTCACGGGGCATTTCCTATCCAGTTCGAGCGGTGAGAGCTACAAGAGCCTTTGCTAGAAACTGGCGAGTAGAGCATGAGATGTTAGCGTGCCTAAGGCAAATCACTTGGTTTGATCTGTAATTAGTGTGTTGTTTAGTATGTAACCTTTGGAACACAATAACTGATCAATTTCAAATATTTTCCAAGCATGTATAGAACATGCACACGTGTGTGTATGTATGCCATTGTGTGCTTCCATTCAAGGTGGGACTCAGGTTTGGTCGGGTTGGCACGATGTGAGCCCGATGTGCCCCGGGCTGTAGCGATGCCATATCATCCTGGCCCGACTAGCACACCGTGACATGCCATGCTGGCACGACATTCCTCAGGCATGACACTGAAATGATTGGGGGAAACCAAACCCCCTTGATCATTTTGACATCGCCCATTCCttctctctattgcttgcattagagtagtgctaTTGTTACTTCTTTATCGGTAGATGTTATACTGTTGCATAGCATGTCTTTGCTACTGATGTTGATACCATACCTGCAATCCTACCATGCATGGTCTACGTATGCTAGAGTCCCATCAGTGGTCCTACATCCTTgtttgtctgccatgctatactat
It encodes the following:
- the LOC119345199 gene encoding mechanosensitive ion channel protein 5-like; the protein is MGEGIDFYIHVATPVAKLALMKERILRYINNKKEHWYPGAMVVLRDVDETNKLKVSIWLCHTLNFQDMGMRYVRRELVLQEMIKVLKDLDIEYRMLPLDVNVRNAPPIESTRMPTTWNYS